AATGCTTTTTATAATATATAAGATTGTGATTTTATAATTTTCTTAAAATAACTATATATAAATGTAATACTATATCTATATTTTTGGGCGGTATTAATTCATTAAAATTAAATAATTTAGCTTTAATGTCATTCTCTGAATAATTTATATTTGCTTATGTTTTGCAGATATATGTGATGTATGAAATCCTATCAATATATTTGTAATTCATTTAATTTTTATACCATTGTTACTAAGATTAAAATATTGCTATAACTTGAGTATTATTGTTGTTCAGTAAATTAATAAAATATTTTATTTCTATAATAATAATCGTAAACATATGCTGGACAGGCAGTATTTTTAAGCTATGTCTTTATCTATTCAATATTGATTTATTTAAGGAAGAATATTACTGCTAAAAGTGCCATTGTATAAAGCTTATTGATAATTAAAGGTGTTTAAAGCATATTTATATTCAGGATTATTTGAACGTTATTCTAAGAAAAAAGGGGATAAAGTAGAATTTTTACTCAATCAATAATGTAATTGTCATTATTTTTTTAGGTCAACAATAAGCTATATCAGTTTTTAAAATTTATTTATATAAATAAATTTACCTAGGGAAGAGGTATGTTCTTGCGTTTTTTGTAACGATTGTAGCCAAATAGGTATTGGCTGGGAAAACGTTTAACCCACTTTTCGACATTGTTATTGATGATTTGTGCATCATGTTCTCTGTTGCCGGTGAGTGTGCCAGTAAGTGGGGCGATGTGCAGGGCAAAGCCGCGGCCATAGGGTAGGCGTTCGCCGCAAAAGAATAGGGCTGTTACATTAGGCATGATGGCAAGCCGTGAAGCCAGTGTCATGGTATAGGCTGGCCGGTCAAAAAAGTTGGCCCAGACGCCTTCACCTTCTCCAGGCACCTGATCAGGCAAGATGATGGTGGCTTCTTTGTTTTTTAATGCCCGTACTACTTGTTTAACGCCTTGCATGTTGGCTGGTGCGGTGTAGCCGTTGTCACGCACGCGGCCGTTATTCATGACGCTTTCCAGCCAGCTTATTTTGGGTGGCCGGTACATGGCAGTGAGAGGGAATGGTAGTTTTTCGCTCAAGTAGCGGCCGGCAAGGTCGTAATTGCCTAGATGCGGGGTAATAAGGAGCAGCCCGTGTTTATTTGCAATGGCTTCTTCAATGTGTTTCCAGCCGTGCACTTCTTTGAACAAGGATACGATGTGGTTGCTGGAGCGGGTCCATGCGATGGACAGCTCTAATCCGCTCTTGGCAGTTTCAGCAAAAATGGATTTGACTAGTTTTTCTGCTTGTTGGTCGTTGGCAGCAATTTTGCTAAAATGCAGATTTTTGGTTGTGCGTTCACGTTCACTGGTGGCGAAGTAAAAGCCAAGGCGCCCCAGTATTGAGCCGATG
This portion of the Snodgrassella alvi genome encodes:
- a CDS encoding lysophospholipid acyltransferase family protein codes for the protein MQKLVYFVFSLLALIPLPVLQGIGSILGRLGFYFATSERERTTKNLHFSKIAANDQQAEKLVKSIFAETAKSGLELSIAWTRSSNHIVSLFKEVHGWKHIEEAIANKHGLLLITPHLGNYDLAGRYLSEKLPFPLTAMYRPPKISWLESVMNNGRVRDNGYTAPANMQGVKQVVRALKNKEATIILPDQVPGEGEGVWANFFDRPAYTMTLASRLAIMPNVTALFFCGERLPYGRGFALHIAPLTGTLTGNREHDAQIINNNVEKWVKRFPSQYLFGYNRYKKRKNIPLP